The Streptomyces sp. cg36 genomic interval ACACCTCCGGGACCAGCGGCACCCCCAAGGGCGCCATGAACACCCACGGCGCCATCACCTACAACGCCGAGCGCCAGCGCACCGGACACCCCGTGCCCGAGGGCGCGGCCTACTTCGCGCTCGCCCCGCTCTTCCACATCACCGGCATGGTCTGCCAGCTCGCGGTGTGCGCCGCCAACGCCGGGACCCTGGTCCTGGCCTACCGCTTCCACCCCGGTGTGGTCCTGGACGCCTTCACCGAGCACCGGCCCGCGTACACCGTCGGCCCCTCCACCGCCTTCATGGCGCTGGCGGCGGCGCCCGGGGTGACGCGCGACCACTTCGCCTCCTTCCGGGTGATCTCCTCGGGCGGCGCGCCGGTGCCGCCCGCGCTGGTGGAACGCTTCCGCGCCGCCTTCGGGCACTACATCCGCAACGGGTACGGGCTCACCGAGTGCACCGCCCCCTGCGCCTCGGTGCCGCCCGAGAAGGAGGCGCCCGTCGACCCGGTCTCCGGCACCCTCTCGGTGGGGGTGCCCGGCCCCGAGACGGTGGTGCGGATCGTCGACGAGACGGGCGCCGAGGCCGACTTCGGAGAGCAGGGCGAGATCGTGGTATCCGGCCCGCAGGTGGTGCCCGGCTACTGGCGCCGCCCCGAGGCCACCGCCGAGACCTTCCCCGGCGGTGAACTGCGCACCGGGGACATCGGGTTCATGGACCGCGACGGCTGGCTCTACGTCGTCGACCGCAAGAAGGACATGATCAACGCGTCCGGCTTCAAGGTCTGGCCGCGCGAGGTCGAGGACGTGCTCTACACCCACCCCGCGGTGCGCGAGGCCGCCGTGGTCGGGGTACCGGACCCGTACCGGGGCGAGAACGTCAAGGCGTACGTCAGCCTGCGCCCCGGCGCCGGGGCCGGGCCCGCCGAGCTCGCCGCCTACTGCGAGGAGCGGCTGGCGGCGTACAAATATCCGCGGCAGGTCGAGATCCTCCCGGAGCTTCCGAAGACGGCGAGTGGGAAGATCCTGAGACGGGAACTGCGTTCCCGCCACTAGAACGGCGTGAAATCGCGCCCGCGGACCACGAGAGAGGTGGCGACGGCATGGCCAGGACGACGGACGGGAGCGGTACGCCCGTCCCCCAGCGGCTGCTGGCCGCCGCCACCCGCCTCTTCGCCGAGAACGGGTACGACCGGACCTCGGTCCAGGAGATCGTGGAGGCGGCGGGCGTCACCAAGGGGGCGCTCTACCACTACTTCGGCTCCAAGGAGGACCTGCTCCAGGAGGTCTACGCGCGCGTGCTGCGCCTCCAGCAGGAGCGCCTGGACGCCTTCGCGGACGCGGACGCGCCCGTCGAGCGGCGGCTGCGGGACGCGGCGGCCGACGTGGTGGTCACCACCATCGAGAACCTCGACGACGCGGCCATCTTCTTCCGCTCGATGCACCATCTGAGCCCGGAGAAGAACAAGCAGGTACGGGTCGAACGGCGGCGCTACCACGAGCGGTTCCGGGCGCTGATCGAGGAGGGCCAGGCGGCCGGGGTGTTCGCCACGGCCACCCCGGCGGACCTGGTGGTGGACTACCACTTCGGCTCGGTCCACCACCTGTCCACCTGGTACCGGCCGGACGGCCCGCTCACCCCGCAGCAGGTCGCCGACCACCTCGCCGACCTGCTGCTGAGGGCGCTGCGGCCCTAGAGGTACTTCTTCAGCTCCCGGCGGGCCAGCGAGCGCTGGTGGACCTCGTCGGGGCCGTCGGCGATCCGCAGGGTGCGGGCCGCCGCCCACAGTTCGGCGAGCGGGAAGTCCTGGCTCACCCCGCCCGCGCCGTGCAGCTGGACGGCCTTGTCGATGATGTCGAGGACGGTCCGGGGGGTGGCGATCTTGATGGCCTGGATCTCGGTGTGGGCGCCCTTGTTGCCCACGGTGTCCATCAGCCAGGCCGTCTTCAGGACGAGCAGCCGCAGCTGCTCCACCGCCACGCGCGCGTCCGCGATCCACTCCTGGACCACGCCCTGCTGGGCGATGGGCCGGCCGAACGCGGTCCGCGACACCGCCCGGCGGCACATCAGCTCGATGGCCCGCTCGGCCATGCCGATCAGCCGCATGCAGTGGTGGATGCGGCCCGGCCCGAGCCGCGCCTGGGCGATGGCGAAGCCGCCGCCCTCCTCGCCCACCAGGTTCTGGACGGGCACCCGTGCGCCGTGGAAGACGACCTCGGCGTGGCCGCCGTGCGCGTGGTCCTCGTAGCCGTACACCTGCATGGCGCGGCGGACCTCGACGCCCGGGGTGTCGCGCGGGACCAGCACCATCGACTGCTGGCGCCGGACGTCCTCGTTGCCCGGGTCGGTCTTGCCCATCACGATGAAGACCCGGCAGTCGGGGTTCATCGCCCCGGAGATGTACCACTTGCGGCCGGTCACGACGTACTCGTCGCCCTCGCGCGCGATCCCCGTCTCGATGTTGGTGGCGTCCGAGGAGGCCACCTCCGGCTCGGTCATCGCGAACGCCGAGCGGATCTCCCCGGCCAGCAGCGGCTCCAGCCAGCGCTTCTTCTGCTCGTCCGAACCGAACTGGGCGAGCACCTCCATGTTCCCGGTGTCCGGCGCCGCGCAGTTCAGGGCGGTCGGCGCCAGGTGCGGGGAGCGGCCGGTGATCTCGGCGAGCGGCGCGTACTGGAGGTTGGTGAGCCCGGCGCCGTGCTCGGCGTCCGGCAGGAACAGGTTCCACAGCCCCTGGCGGCGGGCCTCCGCCTTCAGCTCCTCGACCACGGCGGGGGTGTCCCACGGCGACTTCAGCAGCAGCCGCTGCTCGTGCGCGGTGGTCTCGGCGGGGTGGACGTACTGCTCCATGAAGGTGAGCAGCCGGTGGCGCAGCTCTTCGGTGCGCGCGTCGAATGCGAAGTCCATGCGGGGGTTCAGCCTTCCTGCGACTGGAGGGTGGTGAGGCCGTGGTCGATGAAGACGGGGACGAGGTCGCCGATGCGGTCGAAGCCCGCGCCGACGGTCTGGCCCAGGGTGTACCGGTAGTGGATGCCCTCCAGGATCACGGCGAGCTTGAACCAGGCGAAGGCCGTGTACCAGGAGATGGCCGAGGTGTCCCGGCCCGAACGGGCGGCGTACCGCTCGATCAGCTCGGCGGGCGTGGGGTGTCCGGCGGCCCCGGCCGTGGTGGAGACCGGGGAGTCGCGCACCTCCAGCGGGGCGCTGTACATGACCAGCAGTCCGAGGTCGGTGAGCGGGTCGCCGAGGGTCGACATCTCCCAGTCGAGCACCGCGTTGATCCGGTCGTCCTCGCCCACCAGGACGTTGTCGAGCCGGTAGTCGCCGTGGACGATCGCGGGGGCGGGGGAGCGGGGAAGCGCCCGGCCGAGCGCCGCGTGCAGCTCGTCGATCCCGGCCAGCTCCCGGTTGCGGGAGGCGTCGAGCTGCTTGCCCCAGCGCCGCAGCTGGCGGTCGAGGAAGCCGTCGGGCCGCCCGAAGTCGCCCAGGCCCACCGACTCGGGGTCCACCGCGTGCAGCTCGACCAGGGTGTCCACCAGGCCGAGCAGGGCGGCCCGGGTGCGCTCGGGGCCGAGCGGGGCCAGCTGCTCCGCCGTGCGGTACGGGGTGCCGGGCACGTACTCCATGACGTAGAACGGCGATCCGATCACCGACTCGTCCTCGCACAGCAGCACCGGCTCGGGCACCGGCACTGAGGTGGGGTGCAGGGCGCTGATCACCCGGTGCTCGCGCTTCATGTCGTGGGCGGTGGCCAGAACGTGCCCCAGCGGCGGGCGCCGGACCACCCACCGGCCGCTCCCGTCGGTCACGATGTACGTGAGGTTGGACCGGCCGCCCTCGATCAGCCGGGCGCTCAGCGGCCCGGTCACGAGCCCGGGGCGGACGCGGTCGAGATGGGCGCGCAGCCGCTCCGGGTCGATGCCTGGCGGGACTGTGCTCATGGCGGGCTACCTCCGGGAACGGCGATCGTGTCACCGACACGCTACCGACCAGTCGGTATGTCGTCCAGACGTCTGTCCGGCGAGACGCGGTTCCCCAGGGGGTTCCGGGCGCGGCCCGGCCGCTCAGACCAGGACGGCCACCGCGAAGCAGGACAGCGCCGCCACGCAGGCGACCGCGGCGACCGCCTCGGTGCCGCGCAGCAGCGGGGGCCGGGCGGTGCGGGTCAGGGCCTGGATGCGCCGGTGCGCCACGACCAGGAACGCCAGCCACACCAGGGCGCCCAGGGAGACCGCCACCAGCTCGGCGGCGCCCGTCCCGTGCCGCAGGGTCTGCTTGGCGGCGAGCACCGCCGCCACCGTGCACGAGAGCGTCGTGCGCCGCCACGCCAGCCGGGTCCGCTCCGGCTGGAGGCCGGGGTCGCGGTGCGGGGCGCCCGTCACCCGGCCCAGCCGAAGACGACCACCACCACCATGACCACCGCGACCGCCGCCACCGCCACGCTCAGCAGCGTCGGGAAGCGCGACACCGGCAGGTCCTCGCCGCGCCGCATCGCCCGCTCGCAGCGCACCCAGTGGTTGACGGCCCGCAGCGCGCACAGCACCCCGGCCGCCAGCAGCGCGAGCGCGAGCCCGACGCGCAGGCCCCGGCGCAGGTCGGGCAGGAACTGGTCGACCGCGAAACCACCGCCCACCAGGGCGAGCGAGGTACGGATCCAGGCCAGGAAGGTGCGCTCGTTGGCGAGCGAGAACCGGTAGTCCGGGGTCTCGCCCTCCTCGCCGATGCGCTGCGGCGCGAACCACAGCCGCAGGGTCTGCGCGATGCTGATCACATTTGCACACTACCCGCAGCGGATCATCCGGCCCGGTGCGCGCGCAGCCGCCGGTACGCGTCGAGCCCGTCCGGCACCCACTCCCACTCCGTCAGCCGCCGCTCCACCTCGGCCTCGGGCAGGAAGCCGTGCCAGGCGACCTCCTCGGCCTGCGGATCCACCGGCAGCGTGCAGCGCACCTCGTACACCGCCGACCACCAGGTCTGCCGCCCGTCCGCCCCGCCCTCGTAGAGGAACCTGAAGAGCGGTACGGGCCGGGGCAGCCCGCAGACGCCCAGCTCCTCCTCGGCCTCGCGCAGGGCCGCCTCGTCATAGCTCTCGCCCGCGCCGACCACCCCGCCCACGAACATGTCGTACAGGGAGGGGAAGACCAGCTTGGTCGGGGTGCGGCGGTGCACGAAGAGCCGGTCCTCGGCGTCCCGGGCGAGCACGAAGACGCAGCGGTGGCGCAGCCCCCGGGCGTACGCCTCGCCGCGCGGCGCCCGGCCCACCACGTGGTCGTGCTCGTCCACGATGTCCAGGATCTCTTCGGCCGGGTCCGGGGGAGTGGGGCGCGTCATGCCCCCATCCAACCCCACCGCCCGCGGGGTGTCAGCGGGGCGCCGGCCGTCCGTCAGTGCGGCTGGAGGTCGCGCACCCGCTCCTTGGCCCCGGAGCCGGACGGCATCGCCGGGTGCAGCCCGAGGAGCACGATCCCGGCCACGATGGCCGCCAGCCCGCTCGCCTCCCACGCCAGCGCGCCCGCGTCGGTGCGCAGCCGGTCCCCGAGGAACCCCACCCCGCAGGCGATCCCGGCGAGCGGCTGGGCGGCCGTCAGGGCGGGCAGCGACATCCGCAGCGGGGCCGTCTCGAAGGCGCTCTGCACCAGGATCAGGCCGGTCACGCCCAGCGCGATCACCCCGTAGGGCTGCCAGCCGGTCAGCAGGTGCGCCCAGCCGTGGGCGGTCAGCCGCTCGCCGCTGACCCGGGTGAGGGCGTCCTGGAGCCCGTACAGCAGGCCCGCCGCCACCGCGAGCAGGGTGGGTCCGGCGCTCAGCCGGGAGCGTTTGGCGGCCACGGTGAGCACCAGCGCGGTGCCGACCACGATCCCGACGATCAGCCAGTGCCGCAGCGGCCCGGCGACGTCGTTCCCGCCGCGCGGCTGCCCGGCCACCATGAACGCGGTCACCCCGCCCGCCAGGAGGGTGATCCCCGCCCAGCCCTGGCGGCCCAGGGACTGCTTGGTCTGCCAGCGCGACAGCGCCATCGCGAAGAACAGATTGGTCGCGAGCAGCGGCTCCACCTGGGAGACCTCGCCCTGCCCCAGCGCCAGCGCGCCCAGCACCATGCCCGCCACCATCAGACCCATGCCCGCCAGCCACCGGGGCACCCGGACCAGGTCGAGCAGCAGCCGGGGCGAGAGGAAGTCACTCAGGGGGGCGTGCTGGGCGGCGTTCTGCTGGAGCACGAACCCGAAGCCCAGACAGCAGGCCGCGCCCACGGCGAGAGCGAGGACGAGTACCGACACGTCGTACACCTCAAGTGCGGGCCGGGGGTGCGAACTTGCTTGAGGGTAGCGCTCCCCGCGATCGGGCGCCTCCCGAGTACCCCCGCGGGGCGTCCCCGGACCGCGCATTCGGCCCAGTTTCAGGTCCCGCCTCCGCTCCTGATCCCGGTCCGGCTTCCGGCTCTGCGTCCGGCCCCGCTTTCGGCCCCGTTCCCGGCCGCGGGCGCCGGGCCCGTCCGCGCGGTTCGCGGCACCCTCCGCGGGGCCGTGCCCCGGTGGGCGGTCCGGGCGGGCGCGGGCCCGTCCGGCGGTGGCGGGGGCAAAGCCGGGTGCGCGGTGGCAAGTTGCCCCCGGTCCAACCTTGACGAGGAGCCTTGGGTACCGCTTTGCTGTCCGCGATCAACCTGTCACTCGTCCCACCGGCCCCAACAGCCACACCGGCCCAGCCCCCATCCACGACGACCCCATGGGAAGTACCGCGGATGCCCCCGCCCCCGCCTCCGCTCGGACGGCCCCGCCGAAGGGGCGGCCGAGCCCATGACCCGGCGCTCGACGACGTCGAACTCATCGACGTCCGCGCCCAGTTGGCGCAGGGTCGGTGGACCCGGGTCCGCTCGCTGCTGGCCGCGACCGGCGACGACTGGGACCGCCGGGGCCACCGTCTCACCGTGCTGGGCGAGCCGGGCACCTCCGCCGCCTGGGCCCGGGAGTGGCTGCTCGCCGAGCCGGACAGCGCGGACGCGGCGGCCCTGTACGCCTGCGCCCTGGTCTCGCGCGCCCTCATCGGCAAGGCCCGCGACGAGAGCGCCCGCGACGCCTGTCTGGAGGCGGCCAGACTGGCCCCCGCCGACCCCACCCCGTGGCTGGCCCTGCTCGCGCTCTCCCGCACCCGCGGCTCGGACAACGAGACCGAGCAGATCTTCGCGGAGGTGTGCGCCCGCCACCCCGACCACCACCACGCCCACCATCTGATGGCCGCCCGGCTGGCCGAGCGGCGTCCGGGCGACGGGGCCGACCCGATGCACGAGGTGTACGCGTTCGCCGCGGCCTCCGTCTCGCGCGCCCCCGCCGACTCCCCGCTCGCCCTGCTCCCGCTGGTCGCCCACGCCGAGCGGTACCGGGTGCTGGCGGCGGCGGGCGCGGCCCCGGGCGACCCGGTCGACTCCGCGCACTGGACCGGCCGCCGCGCCCAGCAGGTGATCCGGTCGGCGTTCGACTGGTGGCTGGAGTGGGAGCGCGAGGACCACCCGCGCGCCGGGGTCGACCTGAACTTCCTCGCCCACGCCAAACACTGCGAGGGCCGCCCGGCCGAGGCCGCCGCCCTCTTCCACCGCATCGGGCGGCACTTCACGCCCGCCCCCTGGTCGTACCCGGACCGGGACCCGTACCGCGCCTTCCAGGCCGCCCGCGACGCCGCCCTGGGCACCGCCTAGCCCCACCCGCGACACCCCCGCAGGACCCCGTAGCAGCACGTGAAGACCCGCAAGGAAGCCCCGTACCGCCCTCGGCCCCACCCCCGCGCCCCCGTCGAAAGGCCCACCCCCGCCATGTCGAGCGACACCAGCGAGATCCGTACGTACAAGGGACAGGAGAGAGCCCTGCGGGCCGACCGGCTCGGCACCTCCGGGCTGCTGCTCTCGGTGCTCGCGGCGAGCGCCCCGCTGATGGTGGTCGCCGGCGTCATGCCCACCACGTACGGCGTGATGGGCATCGTCGGCCAGCCCCTGCTCTTCCTCATCCTCGGCGCCGTCCTGGCCCTGTTCAGCTTCGGGTACGCGGAGATGAGCCGCCACGTCCACAACGCGGGCGCCTTCTACGCCTACATAGCCAGGGGCCTCGGTCCCACCGCCGGGGCGGGCGCGTCCTTCGTGGCGCTGGTCGCCTACAGCACCCTCCAGGTCGGCATCTACGGCATGTTCGGCTTCGAGGCGTCCAGCCTCTGCGCCACCTACCTCGACGTCGAGATCGCCTGGTGGATCCCGGCCATGGCGGCGGTCGCCGCGGTCGGCGTGCTCGCCTGGCTGAAGATCGACCTCAACGCCAAGGTGCTCGGCGTACTGCTGGTCATCGAGGTGGCGCTGGTCGTGGTCTTCGACTTCGCCGCCGTCGCCGACCCGGCCCGCGAGGGGCTCTCGCTGCACGCGTTCAACCCGTCCACGCTGGGCGGCGCCGGGATCGGCACCGCCCTGTGCTTCTGCATCGCCGCGTTCACCGGCTTCGAGCAGGCCCCGGTGTACGCGGAGGAGACCAGCCGACCCCATCTGGTCGTCTCGCGGGTGATGTTCCTGGCCGTCGGCTTCAGCGCCGTCTTCTTCGCGTTCAGCTCCTGGGCGCTGAACGTGGCCGCCGGCCCGTCCGGCATCGTGGACGCCGCCCGCAAGGACGGCCCTGGGCTGCTGTTCGGGCTCACCGAGGACCGGCTCGGCACCACCTTCACCGATGTGCTGCACGTGCTCTTCGTGACCGGCATGTTCGCCGCGCTGCTCAGCTTCCACAACGTCGTGGCCCGCTATGTCTTCGCCATGGGCCGCGAGGGCCTGCTGCCCGCCGCCTTCGGCCGGACCAACCACAGCAGCGGCGCCCCCGGCAGCGGCTCGCTCCTGCAGAGCGCGATCTCGCTGGTGGTCGT includes:
- a CDS encoding APC family permease, translating into MSSDTSEIRTYKGQERALRADRLGTSGLLLSVLAASAPLMVVAGVMPTTYGVMGIVGQPLLFLILGAVLALFSFGYAEMSRHVHNAGAFYAYIARGLGPTAGAGASFVALVAYSTLQVGIYGMFGFEASSLCATYLDVEIAWWIPAMAAVAAVGVLAWLKIDLNAKVLGVLLVIEVALVVVFDFAAVADPAREGLSLHAFNPSTLGGAGIGTALCFCIAAFTGFEQAPVYAEETSRPHLVVSRVMFLAVGFSAVFFAFSSWALNVAAGPSGIVDAARKDGPGLLFGLTEDRLGTTFTDVLHVLFVTGMFAALLSFHNVVARYVFAMGREGLLPAAFGRTNHSSGAPGSGSLLQSAISLVVVAAFALTDDKPKGDPTAAVLHLFTWMGNVGALGVIVLMAAASFAVIAFFVRRGAAGAQVWRLLASGIAGIALLVIAVYTVKDFDVLVGAGPDSALSWILPSIIALALVGGVAYGLVVRAVRPEAHARIGQGNEAFQLEKAAGLDRV
- a CDS encoding DMT family transporter — its product is MSVLVLALAVGAACCLGFGFVLQQNAAQHAPLSDFLSPRLLLDLVRVPRWLAGMGLMVAGMVLGALALGQGEVSQVEPLLATNLFFAMALSRWQTKQSLGRQGWAGITLLAGGVTAFMVAGQPRGGNDVAGPLRHWLIVGIVVGTALVLTVAAKRSRLSAGPTLLAVAAGLLYGLQDALTRVSGERLTAHGWAHLLTGWQPYGVIALGVTGLILVQSAFETAPLRMSLPALTAAQPLAGIACGVGFLGDRLRTDAGALAWEASGLAAIVAGIVLLGLHPAMPSGSGAKERVRDLQPH
- a CDS encoding NUDIX hydrolase produces the protein MTRPTPPDPAEEILDIVDEHDHVVGRAPRGEAYARGLRHRCVFVLARDAEDRLFVHRRTPTKLVFPSLYDMFVGGVVGAGESYDEAALREAEEELGVCGLPRPVPLFRFLYEGGADGRQTWWSAVYEVRCTLPVDPQAEEVAWHGFLPEAEVERRLTEWEWVPDGLDAYRRLRAHRAG
- a CDS encoding phosphotransferase family protein; its protein translation is MSTVPPGIDPERLRAHLDRVRPGLVTGPLSARLIEGGRSNLTYIVTDGSGRWVVRRPPLGHVLATAHDMKREHRVISALHPTSVPVPEPVLLCEDESVIGSPFYVMEYVPGTPYRTAEQLAPLGPERTRAALLGLVDTLVELHAVDPESVGLGDFGRPDGFLDRQLRRWGKQLDASRNRELAGIDELHAALGRALPRSPAPAIVHGDYRLDNVLVGEDDRINAVLDWEMSTLGDPLTDLGLLVMYSAPLEVRDSPVSTTAGAAGHPTPAELIERYAARSGRDTSAISWYTAFAWFKLAVILEGIHYRYTLGQTVGAGFDRIGDLVPVFIDHGLTTLQSQEG
- a CDS encoding acyl-CoA dehydrogenase family protein — protein: MDFAFDARTEELRHRLLTFMEQYVHPAETTAHEQRLLLKSPWDTPAVVEELKAEARRQGLWNLFLPDAEHGAGLTNLQYAPLAEITGRSPHLAPTALNCAAPDTGNMEVLAQFGSDEQKKRWLEPLLAGEIRSAFAMTEPEVASSDATNIETGIAREGDEYVVTGRKWYISGAMNPDCRVFIVMGKTDPGNEDVRRQQSMVLVPRDTPGVEVRRAMQVYGYEDHAHGGHAEVVFHGARVPVQNLVGEEGGGFAIAQARLGPGRIHHCMRLIGMAERAIELMCRRAVSRTAFGRPIAQQGVVQEWIADARVAVEQLRLLVLKTAWLMDTVGNKGAHTEIQAIKIATPRTVLDIIDKAVQLHGAGGVSQDFPLAELWAAARTLRIADGPDEVHQRSLARRELKKYL
- a CDS encoding DUF202 domain-containing protein → MGRVTGAPHRDPGLQPERTRLAWRRTTLSCTVAAVLAAKQTLRHGTGAAELVAVSLGALVWLAFLVVAHRRIQALTRTARPPLLRGTEAVAAVACVAALSCFAVAVLV
- a CDS encoding AMP-binding protein encodes the protein MTSRYAAKPWLGQLSAAQRAPIDPPASVVHAFRAAARRAPDRTALAYFDGRLGYREADALSDSVAGHLAARGLRPGDRVAVMLQNTPHFVLALLGAWKAGAVVVPLNPMYKSAEVGHVLGDAGATALICSDRAWEAYLRDTAAGSPVETVLTACELDLQSRDDPRVLDFERLAHPADTDDLLTAARLGLAAPELPGPGPGDTALISYTSGTSGTPKGAMNTHGAITYNAERQRTGHPVPEGAAYFALAPLFHITGMVCQLAVCAANAGTLVLAYRFHPGVVLDAFTEHRPAYTVGPSTAFMALAAAPGVTRDHFASFRVISSGGAPVPPALVERFRAAFGHYIRNGYGLTECTAPCASVPPEKEAPVDPVSGTLSVGVPGPETVVRIVDETGAEADFGEQGEIVVSGPQVVPGYWRRPEATAETFPGGELRTGDIGFMDRDGWLYVVDRKKDMINASGFKVWPREVEDVLYTHPAVREAAVVGVPDPYRGENVKAYVSLRPGAGAGPAELAAYCEERLAAYKYPRQVEILPELPKTASGKILRRELRSRH
- a CDS encoding TetR/AcrR family transcriptional regulator, with protein sequence MARTTDGSGTPVPQRLLAAATRLFAENGYDRTSVQEIVEAAGVTKGALYHYFGSKEDLLQEVYARVLRLQQERLDAFADADAPVERRLRDAAADVVVTTIENLDDAAIFFRSMHHLSPEKNKQVRVERRRYHERFRALIEEGQAAGVFATATPADLVVDYHFGSVHHLSTWYRPDGPLTPQQVADHLADLLLRALRP